One region of Brassica napus cultivar Da-Ae chromosome A10, Da-Ae, whole genome shotgun sequence genomic DNA includes:
- the LOC106419446 gene encoding gibberellin 20 oxidase 3-like, with protein sequence MAMECIATLPQRFNDNKTKGDPSIFDANLLNQLSNHIPQQFVWPDHEKPSTDVQPLQAPLIDLAGFLSGDSFLVSEATRLVSEASKKHGFFLVTNHGVDETLLSRAYLFMDSFFKAPACEKQKAQRTWGESSGYASSFVGRFSSKLPWKETLSFKFSPEEKCQSQAVKDFVSKKMGDEYDNFGKVYQEYAEAMNILSLKIMELLGMSLGIERRHFRDFFEDNESILRLNYYPQCNQPELTLGTGPHCDPTSLTILHQDQVAGLQVYVDNKWQSIPPNPQAFVVNIGDTFMALTNGIYKSCLHRAVVNSERERKTFAFFLCPKGDKMVKPPKELVGVMSGEREYPDFTWSTFLEFTQKHYRSDMNTLEEFSNWLKNRKSF encoded by the exons ATGGCAATGGAATGCATCGCAACTCTCCCTCAAAGGTTCAATGATAACAAAACCAAAGGGGATCCTTCAATCTTCGATGCAAATCTCCTGAATCAGCTATCAAACCACATACCTCAACAGTTTGTATGGCCCGACCACGAGAAACCTTCCACGGATGTTCAACCTCTCCAAGCCCCTCTCATAGACCTCGCCGGTTTCCTCTCCGGCGACTCGTTCTTGGTCTCAGAAGCTACTAGACTCGTCTCTGAGGCTTCAAAGAAACATGGCTTCTTCCTAGTTACTAACCATGGTGTTGATGAAACGCTCTTGTCTCGTGCCTATCTGTTTATGGACTCTTTCTTTAAGGCTCCGGCTTGTGAGAAACAAAAGGCTCAAAGGACCTGGGGCGAGTCCTCCGGCTATGCTAGTAGCTTCGTAGGGAGATTCTCCTCTAAGCTCCCCTGGAAGGAAACGCTGTCGTTTAAATTCTCCCCCGAGGAGAAGTGCCAATCCCAAGCCGTCAAAGACTTTGTTTCTAAGAAAATGGGAGATGAATATGATAATTTCGG GAAAGTCTATCAAGAATACGCCGAGGCCATGAACATTCTCTCATTAAAGATCATGGAGCTTCTTGGAATGAGTCTTGGAATCGAGAGGAGACATTTTAGAGACTTTTTCGAAGACAACGAGTCCATACTAAGGTTAAATTATTACCCGCAGTGCAACCAACCGGAGCTTACATTAGGGACAGGACCTCACTGCGACCCAACGTCTCTAACCATACTTCATCAAGACCAAGTCGCTGGTCTTCAAGTTTACGTGGACAATAAATGGCAATCCATTCCTCCTAACCCTCAAGCATTCGTGGTGAACATAGGCGACACATTCATG GCTCTAACGAATGGAATATACAAGAGTTGTTTGCATCGGGCGGTGGTGAACAGCGAAAGAGAAAGGAAGACATTCGCATTCTTCCTATGTCCGAAAGGAGACAAAATGGTGAAGCCACCAAAAGAACTAGTAGGAGTGATGTCTGGTGAAAGAGAGTATCCTGATTTTACGTGGTCTACGTTTCTTGAGTTCACACAGAAGCATTATAGATCAGACATGAACACTCTTGAAGAGTTCTCAAATTGGCTTAAGAACAGAAAAAGTTTCTAA
- the LOC106419417 gene encoding putative two-component response regulator ARR21: protein MAFAQPFYNQSSLLRINVMVVDDDPVFLEIMSRTLEKLKYRDSSTMEITVIAVKDSREALSTLKIERNNIDLIVTDYYMPDMNGLQLKKQITQEYGNLPVIVMSSDTDKEHESLTCGAMGFIQKPIKATELTKFYQLALKCKRNGKSTLWTENNHNDTDVSISQQIQFFPEQDNLMMTKKKKFSPRPDSRSMNSSNGTCVSTDASRKNKKRKANGGSGDGVESLSQPSMKSKITWTDDLHDLFLQAIRHIGLDKAVPKKILEFMNVSYLTRENVASHLQKYRQFLRKVAERSSLCSSNMLPSNGIDSIYPYPHTREPYYNNYTSSSSWYGTSLSNNRSFYSNPGHGLGQSRLLSNTSDPVRSNQMPHSYMNRSSTYDTHRIGSNLTLPIESNLNYSPQNVGRRSFLEPTANKTSQTSQVLGFEQHGLSAINGSGFNNNTLISYGSLTPNQLGTNSYKGSISTQQGMTNGSLALNQPGMSAYGSSTSTQPGMSSHISLTPNQPGRNSYGSLTAPQPRMSTHESLSPNQQGISSYENLTSNQLGMDSHGSLSHDQPRMSSYENLTSNNLGLSSHGFLTPNQPGLKSYGSAMHNVGLNSFEGLTTHQPGSSNFSYGLQSFLNNENTAYEPQPQTHAQAAAQPNIEIPQQENLSLFDDLGNINELLCDISNFELDHNKQQEAVSTTQFELPANVSTEMNQFFSLEDDDWTFLNTNQGLSNGETSNNVAPETNSQTFNMSTNHDQEQDAQDFVDWSFLNPEDLANEYDFMNSLFNGMN from the exons ATGGCGTTTGCCCAACCTTTCTACAACCAAAGCTCTCTCTTGAGAATCAATGTTATGGTTGTGGATGATGATCCTGTTTTCCTTGAAATCATGTCACGCACgcttgaaaaattaaaatacagag ATTCATCCACTATGGAGATCACGGTTATAGCTGTAAAAGATTCGAGAGAAGCATTGTCTACTCTTAAAATCGAAAGAAACAATATCGATCTCATAGTCACAGATTATTACATGCCTGACATGAACGGTCTACAACTCAAAAAACAGATCACTCAAGAATATGGCAATTTACCGGTCATAG TTATGTCATCGGACACCGATAAAGAACATGAGAGTTTAACGTGTGGAGCGATGGGTTTCATTCAAAAACCCATCAAAGCAACTGAATTAACCAAGTTTTACCAACTTGCGTTAAAATGTAAGCGGAATGGTAAGTCCACCTTATGGACCGAGAACAACCACAATGACACAGATGTTAGCATCTCTCAGCAAATCCAGTTTTTTCCTGAGCAAGACAATCTCATGatgaccaagaagaagaagttctCACCTAGACCGGATTCAAGATCCATGAACAGTTCAAATGGAACTTGTGTTAGTACTGATGCTTCacggaaaaataaaaaaagaaaagcaaacgGTGGTTCTGGTGATGGTGTTGAGTCTTTGTCGCAGCCCTCCATGAAGAGTAAGATTACGTGGACGGATGATCTTCATGATCTTTTCTTACAAGCTATCCGACACATCGGTCTTGACA AGGCTGTGCCAAAGAAAATCTTAGAGTTCATGAACGTATCATACTTGACAAGAGAGAACGTAGCCAGTCATTTACAG AAATATCGACAATTCTTGAGGAAAGTCGCGGAAAGAAGTTCTTTGTGTTCATCAAACATGTTGCCGAGTAATGGCATAGACTCGATATATCCATATCCTCACACTAGAGAGCCGTACTACAACAActacacttcttcttcttcttggtacGGCACAAGTCTCAGCAATAATAGATCATTCTATTCCAACCCCGGACACGGTCTTGGACAGTCTAGACTCTTATCCAACACATCTGATCCAGTCCGCTCCAATCAGATGCCTCACAGCTACATGAACCGGTCATCCACCTATGATACGCACCGTATTGGATCAAACTTGACGCTGCCCATCGAGAGCAACCTCAATTACTCACCCCAAAATGTAGGAAGAAGAAGCTTTCTTGAACCAACGGCGAACAAAACTAGCCAAACATCTCAAGTTCTCGGGTTTGAACAACATGGATTATCAGCTATTAATGGTAGTGGTTTCAACAATAACACGTTGATCAGCTATGGAAGTTTAACTCCTAATCAACTAGGAACTAACAGCTATAAAGGTTCAATTTCTACTCAACAAGGAATGACCAATGGAAGCCTGGCTCTTAATCAACCAGGAATGAGCGCCTATGGAAGTTCAACTTCTACTCAACCAGGCATGAGCAGCCATATAAGTTTGACTCCTAATCAACCAGGAAGGAACAGCTATGGAAGTTTAACTGCTCCTCAACCAAGAATGAGTACCCATGAAAGCTTATCTCCTAATCAACAAGGAATAAGCAGTTATGAAAATTTAACTTCTAATCAGCTAGGAATGGACAGCCATGGAAGCTTATCTCATGATCAACCACGTATGAGCAGCTATGAAAATTTAACTTCTAATAATCTAGGATTGAGCAGCCATGGATTTTTAACTCCTAATCAACCAGGACTTAAAAGTTATGGAAGTGCAATGCATAACGTAGGACTAAACAGCTTTGAAGGTTTAACTACTCATCAACCAGGATCTAGCAACTTCTCGTATGGGTTGCAATCATTCTTAAACAATGAGAACACTGCATATGAGCCTCAACCCCAGACACATGCCCAAGCAGCTGCACAGCCAAATATTGAAATTCCTCAACAGGAGAATCTCAGCTTGTTTGATGATCTTGGCAATATTAATGAGCTTCTTTGCGACATAAGTAACTTTGAACTGGATCACAACAAG CAACAAGAAGCGGTTTCTACCACCCAATTTGAGCTTCCTGCAAATGTTTCGACTGAAATGAATCAATTTTTCTCTCTTGAAGATGATGACTGGACCTTTTTGAACACAAACCAG GGACTTTCTAATGGAGAAACATCAAACAATGTTGCTCCGGAGACGAATTCTCAAACTTTCAACATGAGCACTAATCATGATCAG GAACAAGATGCTCAAGATTTTGTCGACTGGTCGTTCTTGAATCCGGAG gaCTTGGCTAATGAGTACGACTTCATGAACTCTTTGTTCAATGGCATGAACTGA
- the LOC106419418 gene encoding BAG family molecular chaperone regulator 3-like, with product MYLLPFVQTFLYSSSSSFLIDRVQKSYSLQLFLSLSLYELDSFITCGDPCSVRDELEEAKNIKKEMMKMNTGTTPSLSVGGGGVSGNEWESRPGGMVVQRRTDQTSDAPRVIRVRVKYLSVYHEININSQSSFGELKKVLSGQTGLHHEDMKILYKDKERDSKMFLDLCGVKDRSKLVLKEDPMAQEKRLLEKRRNAVVEKAMKSIADISLEVDRLAGQVSAFETVINKGGKVEEKSLVNLIEMLMNQLLRLDAITADGDVKLKRKMQVKRVQTYVETLDVLKVKNSTKKVDINKSVRHKPQTQTQYQQRDLLSFVDEEEVEEPRRDSGASSSGTPAVVTNDWEKMFDSTSAAKAVEPVKPVPPRFKWEFFD from the exons atgtatttactTCCCTTTGTTCAGACGTttctttattcttcttcttcctccttcctCATCGATCGTGTTCAGAAATCATATTCATTGcaactctttctctctctctctctctatgagTTGGATTCTTTTATAACATGTGGTGATCCCTGTTCGGTCAGAGACGAGTTAGAAGAAGCAAAGAATATtaaaaaagagatgatgaaaatgaataCAGGAACGACGCCGTCCCTCAGCGTCGGCGGCGGTGGAGTCAGCGGCAATGAGTGGGAGTCCCGACCTGGAGGAATGGTTGTGCAAAGGCGGACGGATCAAACCTCCGATGCGCCACGTGTCATTCGCGTCCGGGTCAAATACTTGTCGGTTTACCACGAGATCAACATCAACTCCCAATCTAGCTTCG GAGAGTTGAAGAAGGTGTTGTCTGGTCAGACCGGACTTCACCACGAAGACATGAAGATTCTGTACAAAGACAAGGAGAGAGACTCGAAGATGTTTCTTGATCTTTGTGGAGTTAAAGATCGGTCAAAGCTTGTTCTTAAAGAAGATCCGATGGCTCAGGAGAAACGTCTCCTCGAGAAGAGGAGAAACGCCGTCGTTGAAAAAGCTATGAAATCAATCGCCGACATTAGTCTCGAAGTCGACAGGCTCGCCGGACAGGTGTCGGCGTTTGAGACGGTGATTAACAAAGGAGGGAAGGTTGAAGAGAAGAGTCTTGTGAATCTGATTGAGATGTTGATGAATCAATTGCTGAGACTTGACGCCATAACTGCTGATGGAGATGTGAAGCTAAAGAGGAAGATGCAG GTGAAAAGAGTTCAGACGTACGTTGAAACACTTGATGTCTTAAAAGTCAAAAACTCGACCAAAAAAGTCGACATTAACAAGTCGGTCCGTCACAAACCGCAGACGCAAACGCAGTATCAGCAACGCGATTTGTTATCGTTTGTTGATGAAGAGGAGGTGGAGGAGCCTAGGAGGGATTCTGGCGCGTCGTCATCAGGTACTCCAGCGGTTGTGACTAATGATTGGGAGAAAATGTTTGACTCCACATCGGCGGCTAAGGCGGTTGAACCGGTTAAACCGGTCCCTCCAAGATTCAAATGGGAGTTCTTCGATTAA